Proteins co-encoded in one Gossypium arboreum isolate Shixiya-1 chromosome 11, ASM2569848v2, whole genome shotgun sequence genomic window:
- the LOC108472691 gene encoding UDP-galactose/UDP-glucose transporter 4-like isoform X1 codes for MGSHGLTKGSLAFLNYPAQLMFKSTKVLPVMAMGAFIPGLRRKYPAHEYVSAILLVLGLILFTLADAQTLPSFSVIGVIMVISALVMDSFLGNLQEAIFNMNPETTQIEMLFCSTVVGLPLLIPPMVLTGEVFEAWNSVLSGTAVSMVMKYADNIVKVYSTSVAMLLTAVVSVFLFGFNLTLAFFLGATQVIEIPFNNFLYCWNKS; via the exons ATGGGCTCTCACGGCCTCACAAAAGGATCTTTAGCTTTCCTTAATTACCCAGCACAGCTCATGTTTAAATCCACCAAA GTTCTTCCAGTGATGGCAATGGGTGCCTTCATACCTGGTTTGAGACGAAAATACCCAGCACACGAATATGTTTCTGCAATACTTTTAGTACTGGGTTTGATCCTTTTCACCTTAGCTGATGCACAAACTTTACCAAGCTTCAGTGTAATTGGTGTAATAATGGTGATTAGTGCTCTTGTAATGGATTCTTTTCTGGGTAATTTGCAAGAAGCTATCTTCAACATGAACCCTGAAACAACACAG ATAGAAATGCTGTTTTGCTCCACCGTCGTTGGTTTGCCATTATTGATCCCACCCATGGTTTTAACAGGAGAAGTATTCGAAGCATGGAATTCTGTTCTGAG TGGAACTGCTGTATCAATGGTAATGAAATATGCAGACAATATTGTGAAG GTTTATTCTACTTCAGTGGCAATGCTTCTCACTGCCGTTGTTTCAGTGTTTCTGTTCGGCTTCAATCTTACCCTTGCTTTCTTCCTCGGTGCTAC TCAGGTGATCGAGATTCCgtttaacaattttctttattgCTGGAACAAGTCTTAA
- the LOC108472691 gene encoding UDP-galactose/UDP-glucose transporter 4-like isoform X2 codes for MGSHGLTKGSLAFLNYPAQLMFKSTKVLPVMAMGAFIPGLRRKYPAHEYVSAILLVLGLILFTLADAQTLPSFSVIGVIMVISALVMDSFLGNLQEAIFNMNPETTQIEMLFCSTVVGLPLLIPPMVLTGEVFEAWNSVLSGTAVSMVMKYADNIVKVYSTSVAMLLTAVVSVFLFGFNLTLAFFLGAT; via the exons ATGGGCTCTCACGGCCTCACAAAAGGATCTTTAGCTTTCCTTAATTACCCAGCACAGCTCATGTTTAAATCCACCAAA GTTCTTCCAGTGATGGCAATGGGTGCCTTCATACCTGGTTTGAGACGAAAATACCCAGCACACGAATATGTTTCTGCAATACTTTTAGTACTGGGTTTGATCCTTTTCACCTTAGCTGATGCACAAACTTTACCAAGCTTCAGTGTAATTGGTGTAATAATGGTGATTAGTGCTCTTGTAATGGATTCTTTTCTGGGTAATTTGCAAGAAGCTATCTTCAACATGAACCCTGAAACAACACAG ATAGAAATGCTGTTTTGCTCCACCGTCGTTGGTTTGCCATTATTGATCCCACCCATGGTTTTAACAGGAGAAGTATTCGAAGCATGGAATTCTGTTCTGAG TGGAACTGCTGTATCAATGGTAATGAAATATGCAGACAATATTGTGAAG GTTTATTCTACTTCAGTGGCAATGCTTCTCACTGCCGTTGTTTCAGTGTTTCTGTTCGGCTTCAATCTTACCCTTGCTTTCTTCCTCGGTGCTAC GTGA
- the LOC108473572 gene encoding uncharacterized protein LOC108473572 produces the protein MTAGIKMALMKFLFPPSLFVTATSLASFTLMTSSGLSELRGKNLEYSKFFNIGSKASDVEKSKLKLPSRIAMATLYTPAFLAGVSSFAIFPDENLRFLLLKSAISIHFFKRVLESCFLHKYSGEMGLDTMIVILSSYFISSALVIFNQHLTMGLPEPPIDLTNPGILLFSIGIIGNFYHHYLLSKLRSQGPNKEYKIPKGGLFGFVICPHYLFEVLVFWGFAFISQTLFSFAYAMGTTFYLLGRSSATRKWYLSKFEDFPMNVKAMIPFLF, from the exons ATGACAGCGGGAATAAAAATGGCGTTGATGAAATTTCTATTCCCACCATCTCTGTTCGTCACCGCAACCTCTCTGGCATCTTTTACGTTAATGACAAGTTCTGGGTTATCGGAATTGAGAGGAAAGAATCTTGAATATTCTAAGTTTTTCAACATTGGTTCAAAAGCTTCTGATGTAGAAAAATCCAAGTTAAAGCTCCCTAGTAGAATCGCCATGGCTACGCTTTATACGCCAGCTTTTCTTGCTGGTGTTTCTTCGTTTGCGATTTTCCCAGATGAGAATCTCAGGTTTTTGTTGCTCAAATCCGCCATTTCCATCCATTTCTTCAAAAGAGTTCTTGAG TCCTGTTTTCTTCATAAATATAGTGGCGAAATGGGACTGGATACAATGATAGTAATACTCTCAAGTTACTTCATTTCCAGTGCACTCGTGATCTTTAACCAGCACCTAACAATGGGGCTCCCAGAGCCACCAATTGATTTGACAAACCCTGGGATTCTTTTGTTTTCCATAGGAATTATTGGCAATTTCTACCATCATTATCTTCTATCCAAACTGAGAAGCCAAGGTCCGAATAAAGAATATAAGATCCCAAAGGGTGGTTTGTTTGGATTTGTGATTTGCCCTCACTATTTATTTGAGGTTTTAGTGTTTTGGGGATTTGCCTTCATTTCTCAGACTCTGTTTTCATTTGCATATGCAATGGGCACTACTTTTTACTTGTTGGGTAGAAGCTCTGCCACTAGGAAATGGTACCTTTCAAAGTTTGAAGATTTTCCCATGAATGTTAAGGCTATGATTCCATTTCTTTTCTAA
- the LOC108473571 gene encoding 5-methyltetrahydropteroyltriglutamate--homocysteine methyltransferase-like, with product MASHIVGYPRMGPKRELKFALESFWDKKSSGEDLQKVAAGLRSSIWKQMADAGIKYIPSNTFSYYDQVLDTTAMLGAVPPRYGWNGGEIGFDTYFSMARGNASVPAMEMTKWFDTNYHFIVPELGPDVRFSYASHKAVDEYKEAKALGVNTVPVLVGPVSYLLLSKPAKGVEKTFSLLSLLPKILPIYKEVISELKAAGASWIQFDEPTLVLDLDAHQLQAFTAAYADLESTLSGLNVLIETYFADLTSGAYKTLIELKGVTAYGLDLVRGTKTIDLIKTNFPKGKFLFAGVVDGRNIWANDLASSLGTLQALEAIVGKGNLVVSTSCSLLHTAVDLVNETKLDDEIKSWLAFAAQKVVEVNALAKALAGQKDEAFFTSNATAQASRKSSPRVTNEAVQKAAAALKGSDHRRATNVSARLDAQQKKLNLPILPTTTIGSFPQTLELRRVRREFKANKISEDDYVKAIKEEIKKVVDLQEELDIDVLVHGEPERNDMVEYFGEQLSGFAFTVNGWVQSYGSRCVKPPIIYGDVSRPKPMTVFWSSTAQSMTSRPMKGMLTGPVTILNWSFVRNDQPRFETCYQIALAIKDEVEDLEKAGINVIQIDEAALREGLPLRKSEHAFYLKWAVHSFRITNCGVKDTTQIHTHMCYSNFNDIIHSIIDMDADVITIENSRSDEKLLSVFREGVKYGAGIGPGVYDIHSPRIPSTEEIADRINKMLAVLETNILWVNPDCGLKTRKYAEVKPALNNMVAAAKLLRTQLASAK from the exons ATGGCTTCACACATTGTTGGATATCCCCGCATGGGACCTAAGAGAGAGCTTAAGTTTGCTCTGGAATCTTTCTGGGATAAGAAGAGCAGTGGCGAGGATTTGCAGAAGGTTGCAGCTGGTCTCAGGTCATCCATCTGGAAACAGATGGCTGATGCTGGGATCAAGTACATTCCCAGCAATACTTTCTCTTATTATGATCAAGTGCTCGATACCACAGCAATGCTAGGCGCTGTACCACCTAGATATGGCTGGAATGGTGGTGAGATCGGATTTGACACTTACTTCTCCATGGCCAGAGGAAACGCCTCCGTGCCTGCCATGGAAATGACCAAGTGGTTTGACACCAACTA CCACTTCATTGTTCCCGAATTGGGACCTGATGTTAGATTCTCTTATGCATCTCACAAGGCAGTGGATGAGTACAAGGAAGCTAAGGCG CTTGGAGTCAACACCGTGCCAGTCCTTGTTGGTCCTGTCTCATACTTGTTGCTGTCTAAACCTGCAAAGGGTGTTGAAAAAacattctctcttctctctctcctCCCCAAAATCCTCCCTATCTACAA GGAAGTGATATCTGAGCTTAAGGCTGCTGGTGCTTCCTGGATTCAGTTTGATGAACCCACCCTTGTCTTGGACCTTGACGCTCATCAATTGCAAGCTTTCACTGCAGCTTATGCTGATCTGGAATCTACTCTCTCTGGTTTGAATGTTCTGATCGAGACCTACTTTGCCGATCTTACTTCTGGTGCATACAAGACCCTCATTGAATTGAAGGGTGTCACTGCTTATGGTTTGGATTTGGTTCGCGGAacaaagaccattgatttgatcAAGACTAATTTCCCCAAGGGCAAATTCCTCTTTGCTGGAGTTGTTGATGGAAGGAACATTTGGGCCAATGATCTTGCTTCTTCTCTTGGCACCTTGCAGGCGCTTGAGGCCATTGTTGGGAAAG GCAACCTTGTGGTGTCCACCTCCTGCTCACTTCTCCATACTGCTGTTGATCTAGTAAATGAGACTAAGCTCGATGATGAAATCAAATCCTGGCTCGCCTTTGCTGCCCAGAAAGTTGTTGAGGTCAATGCACTTGCCAAGGCATTGGCTGGTCAGAAAGATGAG GCCTTCTTCACTTCCAATGCCACCGCTCAGGCTTCAAGGAAGTCCTCCCCAAGAGTGACCAATGAGGCTGTTCAAAAGGCT GCTGCTGCTTTGAAGGGCTCTGACCACCGCCGTGCAACAAACGTTAGTGCTAGGCTGGATGCCCAGCAGAAAAAGCTTAATCTGCCAATCCTCCCCACTACAACCATTGGATCCTTCCCTCAAACCTTGGAACTCAGGAGAGTTCGTCGTGAATTCAAGGCTAACAA GATCTCTGAGGACGACTATGTTAAAGCCATCAAGGAGGAAATTAAGAAGGTTGTTGACCTTCAGGAAGAGCTCGACATTGATGTCCTTGTTCATGGAGAGCCTGAG AGAAACGATATGGTTGAGTACTTTGGTGAGCAGTTGTCTGGTTTTGCTTTCACCGTTAATGGGTGGGTGCAATCTTATGGATCTCGCTGCGTTAAGCCACCAATCATCTATGGTGATGTTAGCCGCCCCAAACCAATGACTGTTTTCTGGTCATCTACCGCCCAAAGCATGACTTCACGCCCAATGAAGGGAATGCTTACCGGCCCTGTTACCATCCTCAACTGGTCGTTTGTCCGAAATGATCAGCCCAG ATTTGAGACTTGCTACCAGATTGCCTTGGCTATCAAGGATGAAGTCGAGGATCTTGAGAAGGCTGGTATCAATGTTATTCAAATTGACGAGGCCGCTTTGCGCGAGGGGTTGCCTCTTAGGAAGTCCGAGCATGCTTTCTACCTCAAATGGGCAGTCCACTCCTTCAGGATCACTAACTGTGGTGTCAAGGATACCACCCAG ATCCACACCCACATGTGTTACTCCAACTTCAATGATATCATCCACTCAATTATTGACATGGACGCTGATGTGATCACCATCGAGAACTCCCGTTCCGATGAGAAGCTCCTATCAGTCTTCCGTGAGGGAGTCAAGTACGGTGCTGGAATTGGCCCCGGTGTCTATGATATCCACTCTCCCAGAATACCATCAACCGAAGAGATTGCAGACAGGATTAACAAGATGCTTGCTGTGCTCGAGACCAACATCTTGTGGGTCAACCCTGACTGCGGGCTCAAGACTCGTAAGTATGCTGAGGTGAAACCGGCCCTCAACAACATGGTTGCTGCGGCCAAGCTGCTCCGCACTCAACTTGCCAGTGCCAAGTGA